CTCTTCGGAACTTTGGATTGGGAAAGAAAAGCCTTGAACCGTCCATCCATCTTGAATGTCATTTCCTGAATGAGGCCATTTCAAGTGAGCATGGTATGCTGAAACTAACCTCATTGTTCCACAATTCTAATTTAGAATGGGAAGCTTAATGTGATTTATTATTGTGATAACATTTCCAGGTAAACCCTTTGACCCTCAAATCCTGCTAAACAATGCTGTCTCAAATGTGATCTGTGTGCTTGTGTTTGGTAATCGATTTGAGTACAGTGACAATGACTTCCAGACTCTGTTGAAGAACATCAATGAGGCTATGTATCTGGATGGAAACCTCTGGGCTCAAGTAAAGATTTTAAGATTTAAATAAGTTAGTTCTGCTCTCTTTAGCATCTTTGTTGCTCAGCTGAAACCTTTTGTTCTGCTTTCTTTAGTTGTATAACATGTTCCCATGGCTCATGCGGCGAATGCCTGGGCCACACAAAAAATCTTTTGCACTGTGGCAGAAGGTGATTGACTTTGTTCGAGAAAAGGTGAATGCGCACAAAGTGGATTATGATCCATCAAATCCTCGAGACTACATTGACTGCTTCCTTGCTGAGATGGAAAAAGTAAGACCCTTTCTTAGGCAGGTGTCAGTAAgtattctaataataataatgtatgacTATTGAATTGAAATCATGTTCAGCTTAAAGACGACACAGCCGCTGGGTTTGATGTGGAGAACTTGTGCTTCTGTGCTCTGGATCTGTTTGTGGCGGGAACTGAGACCACCTCCACCACTCTGTACTGGGGTCTTCTCTACATGATGAAATATCCTGAGATACAGGGTAAGAGCTTACTGTGAGAAATGGTGTTGATATTTACTCTCAATTTTGTCTCAGACTAATCTCTACATTGTATCTATAGCCAAAGTTCAGGAGGAGATTGATGGTGTTGTTGGAGGATCACGGCAGCCATCTTTATCAGACAGAGACAACATGCCCTACACCAATGCTGTTATTCACGAGATACAGAGAATTGGAAATATTGCCCCATTAAATTTACCCCGGGCTACTGTGGAAGACACTCAGATAGGAGAATACTCTATTCCAAAGGTATAGTAGGAATAAATCACTGTATATTTATAGACACGTGGACAATTTAGACTGTCTGTGATTGGCTGTGATTGGTCATTTTTACCaacattttgatttgttttgatttAGGGCACAGCTGTGATTGGAAGTTTGTCATCAGTGCTGTTTGATGAGTCCGAGTGGGAGACGCCTCACTCTTTTAACCCGGGTCACTTCCTGGATGCTGAGGGCAAATTCAGAAAGAGGGATGCCTTTTTACCTTTTTCTCTAGGTATAGAACTCTGCTTTCTATTATAGATTTCTTGGGGGaacacaaaaggtttttttttcttccacacCACAATATTTGATgttggaaaacagttatttccaTATTTACTGTGTAGAAGTGCAATCATATACAAGGTATTTTCTCTTCGCATCTGATTTCAGGAAAGAGAGTATGTCCTGGGGAGCAGCTGGCACGGATGGAGCTGTTCCTCTTTTTCTCCTCTCTGCTGCAGCACTTCACTTTCTCTTCACCAGCAGGTGTGGAGCCCAGCATGGATTACAGGCTGGGGACCACTCGATGTCCCCTACCATATAAATTATGTGCAATGCTGCGCTAAGACAACCAATTCACACAAATAtgtgataatttaaaaaaaaaaatgtccaatttttttttttttttatgtaaattagaACATAATGGACATATGTTAGACATTGTATTTTCCAGCCTTCAAGCATTGCTAATAAACTCTTTGTGCTTcctaaacatttacatttaaagacCATATTGATGTATTTTGCTGCCTTCCATTTATTTATTCCTTAAGTTTTCTTTACTTGGTCTTAAAAAGAtctttaaaaagtcttacatttaCCATTATcaaacctgcagaaaccctgaaatAACAATTGGAAATAAAATGCTGTAATTTAGCTAATATCTTGTTTAAACAGCCCAaacgatagataaatagatagcctgcatttagttgatccaaaaacatttttactatttaaaataactgttttctatttgaatatgttttaaaatgtaatttattcctatgattt
The window above is part of the Garra rufa chromosome 13, GarRuf1.0, whole genome shotgun sequence genome. Proteins encoded here:
- the LOC141348748 gene encoding cytochrome P450 2J4-like; this translates as MDLLRVYEWIDIKTILLCSCVFLLLADYIKNKVPKNFPPGPWSLPIIGDLHHIDHNKIHLQLAKFAEKYGDILSIRFLGPRIVMLNGYKRVKEVYVKEGDNLADRPMLPLIYDIAEDKGLVGASGYKWKHQRRFALSTLRNFGLGKKSLEPSIHLECHFLNEAISSEHGKPFDPQILLNNAVSNVICVLVFGNRFEYSDNDFQTLLKNINEAMYLDGNLWAQLYNMFPWLMRRMPGPHKKSFALWQKVIDFVREKVNAHKVDYDPSNPRDYIDCFLAEMEKLKDDTAAGFDVENLCFCALDLFVAGTETTSTTLYWGLLYMMKYPEIQAKVQEEIDGVVGGSRQPSLSDRDNMPYTNAVIHEIQRIGNIAPLNLPRATVEDTQIGEYSIPKGTAVIGSLSSVLFDESEWETPHSFNPGHFLDAEGKFRKRDAFLPFSLGKRVCPGEQLARMELFLFFSSLLQHFTFSSPAGVEPSMDYRLGTTRCPLPYKLCAMLR